The genome window attgttttgccaattctttcatctctacgggtgccatcctatacggggctttggatattggctccgttccaggtgctaagtcaattgcaaattctatctctctatctgggggaagtcctggtaactcatccggaaacacatctggaaattcattcactacaggaatattttcaagttttactggttcctgacttttatcaattacataagcCATATAAGCTTCGCATCCTTGTCGTAACATTTTCTTTGTTTGGATCATGGTTAAGAACttatttacttgcttttgtcctctaaaCGTTATTACCTCATCGTCTGGTGTCCTTAATATtactttcttatttttacaatctatctgcgcactatgtttagacaaccaatccatccctagaattacatcaaactcccccaacttgaaaggtatcaagtcggcacaaaacttattCCCTAAAATCTCAATTTCACAATCAGGGCAAACTCGATTAACAGAGATACGATCCTGATTAGCTAGTTctacattcataacctcattcaacaattcaaccggacaattcaacttatcaacaaaagcttgagaaataaatgatctagtggctccagaatcaattaacaccttggCATTTATAGAATTTACATTAAGCGTACCTGTCACCACATCGGCATCCTGAATAGCATCTTTCACTGACATATCAAAGACTCTTGCCCTAGGAGATTCATTCACTTCTGGAACAGTTCCCATGATTCTAAGTGCATTGCTAACAGGGGCTGGTGTCTTGCAGTCCTTAGCCATATGTCCTGGCTTTCCACATTTAAAACATGCATATCCTATGGCTGGAGTCTTACTTGTTGAACCTCTATTGGTCTGATCCTTTATTGCTGGCTGGTTCTGACATTCTCTAGAGTAGTGTCCTTTCTGGTTGCATTTAAAACATACCACATTCAGTTTGTTACATactcctccatgtctcttgccacaCGTTTGACATTCCGGCATTGAAGACCTTTGTTGATTGGCCTGACTTCCCGTAAGAAAACGTCCTCCTTGTCCACCACTGCCTATTCTCTTAAAATTAGGATTTCCTCCTGCTTGAAACTTCCCTTTCTTCTGGAACCTCCCTTGATGAGATGATCCTCCTCTATTGTCTGGCTTTCTCTTTTTATCCTCTTTAGActtctgaaacaactcattTTCAGCCTCCGCAATCATTGCCTTCTCAACCACTGCCGCATAAGTCTCCAattgcaaaatagctaacttgctCCTAATCCAAGGTTTCAGACCTTGCTGGAACCTCTTCGCTTTCTGCCTATCGGTCTCTACATAGGTtggcacaaacctagccaattccgcaaacttattctcatattcaaccacagacatatttccttgtttcagctctaaaaagttcaactccatttgatcttgaagaaacctaggaaaatacttttctaaaaacaattccttaaacctctcccaagtaatctcaactgtgccttccatattcttcacagattcccaccaatacgttgctt of Daucus carota subsp. sativus chromosome 3, DH1 v3.0, whole genome shotgun sequence contains these proteins:
- the LOC135151585 gene encoding uncharacterized protein LOC135151585; translation: MSVVEYENKFAELARFVPTYVETDRQKAKRFQQGLKPWIRSKLAILQLETYAAVVEKAMIAEAENELFQKSKEDKKRKPDNRGGSSHQGRFQKKGKFQAGGNPNFKRIGSGGQGGRFLTGSQANQQRSSMPECQTCGKRHGGVCNKLNVVCFKCNQKGHYSRECQNQPAIKDQTNRGSTSKTPAIGYACFKCGKPGHMAKDCKTPAPVSNALRIMGTVPEVNESPRARVFDMSVKDAIQDADVVTGTLNVNSINAKVLIDSGATRSFISQAFVDKLNCPVELLNEVMNVELANQDRISVNRVCPDCEIEILGNKFCADLIPFKLGEFDVILGMDWLSKHSAQIDCKNKKVILRTPDDEKELNMRQRRWLELIKDYDCTIKYHPGKANVVADALSRKERLNVLTVPEELYKEFQKLEIEVRIHEPVKIALYTMTFQPELLEKIKKCQEEVMDQDVNKYAISDPLTRGIIPDSYFGISLRCF